The Cottoperca gobio chromosome 22, fCotGob3.1, whole genome shotgun sequence genome contains a region encoding:
- the LOC115027340 gene encoding alcohol dehydrogenase 1-like isoform X2 has protein sequence MEEIEVAPPQANEVRIKIVASAVCHSDLYHLFESMHKDGFPTVLGHEAAGIVESVGPGVTEFQPGDKVIPLFISQCRECRFCKSPKTNQCEKGWASGRHNVMSPADSRLTCKGKKVLQFMGTSTFSEYTVVNQMAVAKIDPAAPLDKVCLLGCGICTGYGAAVNTAKVEPGSTCAVFGLGAVGLAAVMGCKAAGAKRIIAVDINPEKSEKAKVFGATDFVNPKDHSKPISQVLSAMTGGGVDFSLECVGNVGVMCLGVLCGRVGCQRNCWLDRLRRLFCPTPSAHGRTHMEGLCVWRL, from the exons ATGGAGGAGATCGAGGTAGCCCCGCCCCAGGCCAACGAGGTCCGCATCAAG ATTGTTGCCTCTGCAGTGTGCCATTCAGACCTTTACCACCTTTTTGAGAGTATGCATAAAGACGGCTTCCCAACAGTCCTTGGACACGAGGCAGCCGGCATCGTAGAGAGTGTTGGGCCTGGAGTCACTGAATTTCAGCCAG gaGACAAGGTCATCCCTCTGTTCATCTCCCAGTGTAGAGAATGTCGCTTCTGTAAGAGTCCAAAGACCAACCAGTGTGAGAAAGGATG GGCTTCTGGTCGTCACAATGTGATGTCACCAGCAGACTCCAGGCTCACCTGTAAGGGGAAGAAGGTGCTGCAGTTTATGGGAACCAGTACCTTCTCTGAGTACACCGTGGTTAACCAGATGGCTGTGGCTAAGATCGACCCCGCTGCCCCTCTGGACAAAGTCTGTCTCCTTGGCTGTGGGATCTGCACTGGATATGGAGCAGCAGTCAATACTGCTAAG GTGGAACCGGGCTCCACATGTGCCGTGTTCGGCCTGGGGGCTGTGGGTTTGGCTGCAGTCATGGGCTGCAAGGCTGCAGGAGCCAAGAGGATTATCGCTGTTGACATCAATCCAGAGAAGTCTGAGAAGGCCAAGGTGTTCGGAGCGACCGACTTCGTGAACCCCAAGGATCACAGTAAACCCATCAGCCAAGTTCTGTCTGCCATGACTGGCGGTGGAGTGGACTTCTCCCTGGAATGTGTCGGGAATGTGGGAGTTATG TGCCTTGGAGTCTTGTGTGGTAGGGTGGGGTGTCAGCGTAATTGTTGGCTGGACAGACTTAGAAGACTTTTCTGCCCGACCCCTTCAGCTCATGGCCGGACGCACATGGAAGGGCTCTGTGTTTGGAG GCTTTAA
- the LOC115027340 gene encoding alcohol dehydrogenase 1-like isoform X1 — protein MEEIEVAPPQANEVRIKIVASAVCHSDLYHLFESMHKDGFPTVLGHEAAGIVESVGPGVTEFQPGDKVIPLFISQCRECRFCKSPKTNQCEKGWASGRHNVMSPADSRLTCKGKKVLQFMGTSTFSEYTVVNQMAVAKIDPAAPLDKVCLLGCGICTGYGAAVNTAKVEPGSTCAVFGLGAVGLAAVMGCKAAGAKRIIAVDINPEKSEKAKVFGATDFVNPKDHSKPISQVLSAMTGGGVDFSLECVGNVGVMRSALESCVVGWGVSVIVGWTDLEDFSARPLQLMAGRTWKGSVFGGFKGRDSVPQMVKAYLDKKVKLDEFITHNMTFDHINDAIELMKHGKCIRTVLSVSPQ, from the exons ATGGAGGAGATCGAGGTAGCCCCGCCCCAGGCCAACGAGGTCCGCATCAAG ATTGTTGCCTCTGCAGTGTGCCATTCAGACCTTTACCACCTTTTTGAGAGTATGCATAAAGACGGCTTCCCAACAGTCCTTGGACACGAGGCAGCCGGCATCGTAGAGAGTGTTGGGCCTGGAGTCACTGAATTTCAGCCAG gaGACAAGGTCATCCCTCTGTTCATCTCCCAGTGTAGAGAATGTCGCTTCTGTAAGAGTCCAAAGACCAACCAGTGTGAGAAAGGATG GGCTTCTGGTCGTCACAATGTGATGTCACCAGCAGACTCCAGGCTCACCTGTAAGGGGAAGAAGGTGCTGCAGTTTATGGGAACCAGTACCTTCTCTGAGTACACCGTGGTTAACCAGATGGCTGTGGCTAAGATCGACCCCGCTGCCCCTCTGGACAAAGTCTGTCTCCTTGGCTGTGGGATCTGCACTGGATATGGAGCAGCAGTCAATACTGCTAAG GTGGAACCGGGCTCCACATGTGCCGTGTTCGGCCTGGGGGCTGTGGGTTTGGCTGCAGTCATGGGCTGCAAGGCTGCAGGAGCCAAGAGGATTATCGCTGTTGACATCAATCCAGAGAAGTCTGAGAAGGCCAAGGTGTTCGGAGCGACCGACTTCGTGAACCCCAAGGATCACAGTAAACCCATCAGCCAAGTTCTGTCTGCCATGACTGGCGGTGGAGTGGACTTCTCCCTGGAATGTGTCGGGAATGTGGGAGTTATG CGCAGTGCCTTGGAGTCTTGTGTGGTAGGGTGGGGTGTCAGCGTAATTGTTGGCTGGACAGACTTAGAAGACTTTTCTGCCCGACCCCTTCAGCTCATGGCCGGACGCACATGGAAGGGCTCTGTGTTTGGAG GCTTTAAGGGTAGGGATTCCGTGCCTCAGATGGTTAAAGCCTACCTGGACAAGAAGGTGAAACTGGATGAGTTCATCACTCACaacatgacctttgaccacaTCAATGATGCCATTGAACTGATGAAGCATGGCAAATG CATCCGGACGGTCCTGAGTGTTTCTCCACAATAA